A window of Primulina tabacum isolate GXHZ01 chromosome 4, ASM2559414v2, whole genome shotgun sequence contains these coding sequences:
- the LOC142543122 gene encoding E3 ubiquitin-protein ligase BIG BROTHER-like isoform X2, producing the protein MNNYFSKMSWNTQMDVYYQDHSMPYNSIGSFVDFFGGLTYDHVNYIFADVPYVQENAHPAMNSNLYKLAASEPGNLSYYEYGHGCVVNNHISGSNQHEGHLESPSVLAGNQATISHVHQAEISNTDSHASPLECPRNPQAARDFEVVWQDNIDPDNMTYEELLELGETVGTQSRGLSQDQIALLPTSKFKWTFFFRKKFSGERCVICQMEYKRGDKRIILPCKHLYHTVCGSRWLRINKACPICYKDVIADVPKH; encoded by the exons ATGAAT AactatttttcgaaaatgagctggaatactcagatggatgtttaTTACCAAGATCATTCGATGCCTTACAATTCAATTGGAAGCTTTGTGGATTTTTTTGGAGGTCTTACTTATGACCATGTCAATTACATTTTTGCTGATGTTCCTTATGTACAg GAGAATGCTCACCCAGCAATGAATTCTAATCTATACAAACTTGCTGCATCTGAACCGGGGAATTTGTCATACTATGAATATGGGCACGGCTGTGTGGTTAATAATCACATCTCAGGGTCTAACCAACATGAGGGACATTTGGAGAGTCCGTCAGTTCTGGCTGGCAATCAAGCTACTATTTCGCATGTACACCAGGCAGAAATTTCGAATACCGATTCCCATGCTAGTCCTTTAGAGT GTCCTCGGAATCCTCAGGCTGCTCGTGATTTTGAG GTCGTTTGGCAAGACAACATTGATCCTGATAATATGACCTATGAG GAGTTACTTGAGCTAGGTGAAACAGTTGGAACTCAAAGTAGGGGTCTCTCCCAGGATCAAATTGCATTGCTTCCAACTTCAAAGTTCAAATGGACCTTTTTCTTTAGAAAGAAATTCTCAGGTGAAAG GTGCGTAATTTGCCAAATGGAGTACAAAAGAGGCGATAAGCGAATCATCCTTCCTTGCAAACATCTCTACCATACTGTTTGTGGGAGCAGATGGCTTAGAATTAACAAA GCTTGTCCCATTTGTTACAAGGACGTGATTGCTGATGTTCCAAAGCACTGA
- the LOC142543122 gene encoding E3 ubiquitin-protein ligase BIG BROTHER-like isoform X1, translated as MYIGSIVFSEILLFSSFQPIFVGARTLTNQSQNYFSKMSWNTQMDVYYQDHSMPYNSIGSFVDFFGGLTYDHVNYIFADVPYVQENAHPAMNSNLYKLAASEPGNLSYYEYGHGCVVNNHISGSNQHEGHLESPSVLAGNQATISHVHQAEISNTDSHASPLECPRNPQAARDFEVVWQDNIDPDNMTYEELLELGETVGTQSRGLSQDQIALLPTSKFKWTFFFRKKFSGERCVICQMEYKRGDKRIILPCKHLYHTVCGSRWLRINKACPICYKDVIADVPKH; from the exons AT GTATATCGGCAGTATTGTTTTTTCAGAAATCTTGTTATTTTCTTCATTTCAACCGATTTTCGTCGGTGCTAGAACTCTGACTAATCAATCGCAG AactatttttcgaaaatgagctggaatactcagatggatgtttaTTACCAAGATCATTCGATGCCTTACAATTCAATTGGAAGCTTTGTGGATTTTTTTGGAGGTCTTACTTATGACCATGTCAATTACATTTTTGCTGATGTTCCTTATGTACAg GAGAATGCTCACCCAGCAATGAATTCTAATCTATACAAACTTGCTGCATCTGAACCGGGGAATTTGTCATACTATGAATATGGGCACGGCTGTGTGGTTAATAATCACATCTCAGGGTCTAACCAACATGAGGGACATTTGGAGAGTCCGTCAGTTCTGGCTGGCAATCAAGCTACTATTTCGCATGTACACCAGGCAGAAATTTCGAATACCGATTCCCATGCTAGTCCTTTAGAGT GTCCTCGGAATCCTCAGGCTGCTCGTGATTTTGAG GTCGTTTGGCAAGACAACATTGATCCTGATAATATGACCTATGAG GAGTTACTTGAGCTAGGTGAAACAGTTGGAACTCAAAGTAGGGGTCTCTCCCAGGATCAAATTGCATTGCTTCCAACTTCAAAGTTCAAATGGACCTTTTTCTTTAGAAAGAAATTCTCAGGTGAAAG GTGCGTAATTTGCCAAATGGAGTACAAAAGAGGCGATAAGCGAATCATCCTTCCTTGCAAACATCTCTACCATACTGTTTGTGGGAGCAGATGGCTTAGAATTAACAAA GCTTGTCCCATTTGTTACAAGGACGTGATTGCTGATGTTCCAAAGCACTGA
- the LOC142543122 gene encoding E3 ubiquitin-protein ligase BIG BROTHER-like isoform X3 — MSWNTQMDVYYQDHSMPYNSIGSFVDFFGGLTYDHVNYIFADVPYVQENAHPAMNSNLYKLAASEPGNLSYYEYGHGCVVNNHISGSNQHEGHLESPSVLAGNQATISHVHQAEISNTDSHASPLECPRNPQAARDFEVVWQDNIDPDNMTYEELLELGETVGTQSRGLSQDQIALLPTSKFKWTFFFRKKFSGERCVICQMEYKRGDKRIILPCKHLYHTVCGSRWLRINKACPICYKDVIADVPKH; from the exons atgagctggaatactcagatggatgtttaTTACCAAGATCATTCGATGCCTTACAATTCAATTGGAAGCTTTGTGGATTTTTTTGGAGGTCTTACTTATGACCATGTCAATTACATTTTTGCTGATGTTCCTTATGTACAg GAGAATGCTCACCCAGCAATGAATTCTAATCTATACAAACTTGCTGCATCTGAACCGGGGAATTTGTCATACTATGAATATGGGCACGGCTGTGTGGTTAATAATCACATCTCAGGGTCTAACCAACATGAGGGACATTTGGAGAGTCCGTCAGTTCTGGCTGGCAATCAAGCTACTATTTCGCATGTACACCAGGCAGAAATTTCGAATACCGATTCCCATGCTAGTCCTTTAGAGT GTCCTCGGAATCCTCAGGCTGCTCGTGATTTTGAG GTCGTTTGGCAAGACAACATTGATCCTGATAATATGACCTATGAG GAGTTACTTGAGCTAGGTGAAACAGTTGGAACTCAAAGTAGGGGTCTCTCCCAGGATCAAATTGCATTGCTTCCAACTTCAAAGTTCAAATGGACCTTTTTCTTTAGAAAGAAATTCTCAGGTGAAAG GTGCGTAATTTGCCAAATGGAGTACAAAAGAGGCGATAAGCGAATCATCCTTCCTTGCAAACATCTCTACCATACTGTTTGTGGGAGCAGATGGCTTAGAATTAACAAA GCTTGTCCCATTTGTTACAAGGACGTGATTGCTGATGTTCCAAAGCACTGA